Proteins encoded within one genomic window of Trichomycterus rosablanca isolate fTriRos1 chromosome 7, fTriRos1.hap1, whole genome shotgun sequence:
- the lhx2b gene encoding LIM/homeobox protein Lhx2b isoform X1, translating to MLFHGLPGGDMQSVMEEMERRSKGDSTAISSAIDMGETETSMPSMSGERVTLCAGCGGKISDRYYLLAVDKQWHMSCLKCCECKLILESELTCFSKDGSIYCKEDYYRRFSVQRCARCHLGISASEMVMRARDLVYHLNCFTCTTCNKMLTTGDHFGMKDSLVYCRLHFETLVQGDYGHFNHADVAQSKTLGTAGALALSYYNGVGSVQKGRPRKRKSPGPGGDLAAYNAALSCNENDGDPLDRDSQYSSGQKSKRMRTSFKHHQLRTMKSYFAINHNPDAKDLKQLAQKTGLTKRVLQVWFQNARAKFRRNLLRQENTGVDKNSDGSTLAGGTPSGPASEISNASMSPSSTPTTLTDLTNPTMPTVTSVMTSVAGTLDVHECRSPSQTTLTSLF from the exons ATGCTTTTCCACGGCTTACCCGGAGGCGACATGCAGAGCGTCATGGAAGAAATGGAGCGCAGAAGCAAAGGGGACTCGACCGCGATCAGTTCGGCTATAGACATGGGTGAAACAGAAACG AGCATGCCCTCCATGAGCGGCGAGCGTGTGACTCTGTGCGCGGGCTGCGGTGGAAAAATCTCCGACCGCTATTACCTGCTGGCAGTGGACAAGCAGTGGCACATGAGCTGCCTGAAGTGCTGCGAGTGCAAACTGATCCTGGAGTCAGAACTCACCTGCTTCAGCAAGGATGGAAGCATCTACTGCAAGGAGGACTATTACag GAGGTTTTCTGTGCAGAGGTGCGCGCGCTGCCACCTCGGGATCTCGGCCTCGGAGATGGTGATGCGCGCGAGAGACTTGGTGTACCACTTAAACTGCTTCACGTGCACAACGTGCAACAAAATGCTGACCACAGGTGACCACTTCGGCATGAAGGACAGTCTGGTGTACTGCCGCTTACACTTCGAGACGCTGGTTCAGGGGGACTACGGGCATTTCAATCACGCGGACGTGGCACAGAGCAAAACGCTGGGCACGGCGGGGGCGCTCGCGCTCTCGTACTACAACGGGGTGGGCAGCGTACAGAAAGGGCGACCCAGAAAAAGGAAAAGCCCCGGACCAGGGGGAGATCTGGCCGCATATAACGCAG CACTAAGCTGCAATGAGAACGACGGAGATCCCTTGGACAGAGACTCTCAGTACAGCTCTGGTCAAAAATCCAAGCGCATGAGGACGTCCTTTAAGCACCATCAGCTGAGAACTATGAAATCATATTTTGCCATCAACCATAACCCTGATGCCAAGGATTTAAAACAGCTGGCACAGAAAACCGGTCTTACCAAGCGTGTACTTCAG GTCTGGTTTCAGAACGCTAGGGCCAAGTTCAGACGAAATCTCCTGCGTCAAGAGAATACTGGCGTGGACAAGAATTCAGATGGGTCAACTCTGGCTGGAGGAACGCCATCTGGACCGGCTTCTGAGATCTCGAATGCCTCCATGAGCCCGTCTAGCACACCTACTACACTGACAGACCTCACTAACCCTACAATGCCCACCGTCACCTCAGTAATGACCTCCGTCGCAGGAACTTTGGATGTCCATGAGTGCCGGAGTCCTTCTCAGACCACACTCACCAGCCTCTTCTGA
- the lhx2b gene encoding LIM/homeobox protein Lhx2b isoform X2 — protein sequence MLFHGLPGGDMQSVMEEMERRSKGDSTAISSAIDMGETETSMPSMSGERVTLCAGCGGKISDRYYLLAVDKQWHMSCLKCCECKLILESELTCFSKDGSIYCKEDYYRRFSVQRCARCHLGISASEMVMRARDLVYHLNCFTCTTCNKMLTTGDHFGMKDSLVYCRLHFETLVQGDYGHFNHADVAQSKTLGTAGALALSYYNGVGSVQKGRPRKRKSPGPGGDLAAYNAGKSSLSCNENDGDPLDRDSQYSSGQKSKRMRTSFKHHQLRTMKSYFAINHNPDAKDLKQLAQKTGLTKRVLQVWFQNARAKFRRNLLRQENTGVDKNSDGSTLAGGTPSGPASEISNASMSPSSTPTTLTDLTNPTMPTVTSVMTSVAGTLDVHECRSPSQTTLTSLF from the exons ATGCTTTTCCACGGCTTACCCGGAGGCGACATGCAGAGCGTCATGGAAGAAATGGAGCGCAGAAGCAAAGGGGACTCGACCGCGATCAGTTCGGCTATAGACATGGGTGAAACAGAAACG AGCATGCCCTCCATGAGCGGCGAGCGTGTGACTCTGTGCGCGGGCTGCGGTGGAAAAATCTCCGACCGCTATTACCTGCTGGCAGTGGACAAGCAGTGGCACATGAGCTGCCTGAAGTGCTGCGAGTGCAAACTGATCCTGGAGTCAGAACTCACCTGCTTCAGCAAGGATGGAAGCATCTACTGCAAGGAGGACTATTACag GAGGTTTTCTGTGCAGAGGTGCGCGCGCTGCCACCTCGGGATCTCGGCCTCGGAGATGGTGATGCGCGCGAGAGACTTGGTGTACCACTTAAACTGCTTCACGTGCACAACGTGCAACAAAATGCTGACCACAGGTGACCACTTCGGCATGAAGGACAGTCTGGTGTACTGCCGCTTACACTTCGAGACGCTGGTTCAGGGGGACTACGGGCATTTCAATCACGCGGACGTGGCACAGAGCAAAACGCTGGGCACGGCGGGGGCGCTCGCGCTCTCGTACTACAACGGGGTGGGCAGCGTACAGAAAGGGCGACCCAGAAAAAGGAAAAGCCCCGGACCAGGGGGAGATCTGGCCGCATATAACGCAGGTAAGAGCt CACTAAGCTGCAATGAGAACGACGGAGATCCCTTGGACAGAGACTCTCAGTACAGCTCTGGTCAAAAATCCAAGCGCATGAGGACGTCCTTTAAGCACCATCAGCTGAGAACTATGAAATCATATTTTGCCATCAACCATAACCCTGATGCCAAGGATTTAAAACAGCTGGCACAGAAAACCGGTCTTACCAAGCGTGTACTTCAG GTCTGGTTTCAGAACGCTAGGGCCAAGTTCAGACGAAATCTCCTGCGTCAAGAGAATACTGGCGTGGACAAGAATTCAGATGGGTCAACTCTGGCTGGAGGAACGCCATCTGGACCGGCTTCTGAGATCTCGAATGCCTCCATGAGCCCGTCTAGCACACCTACTACACTGACAGACCTCACTAACCCTACAATGCCCACCGTCACCTCAGTAATGACCTCCGTCGCAGGAACTTTGGATGTCCATGAGTGCCGGAGTCCTTCTCAGACCACACTCACCAGCCTCTTCTGA